The Chryseobacterium glaciei DNA window GTGTTGAGCTTATGCTGAATTCTACAAACCTTTTATTAGCTGCATTTTCAGCCTACAAAGGGAATGGCGACGGACAACTTTTAGTTTTCTTCATTATGGTGGTGGCTGCTGCGGAAGTAGCAGTAGGTTTGGCAATTATTGCTATGCTATATAGAAATACCCGTTCTGTGGATGTAAGTATATTTAATAAATTAAGAGGATAAGAATGGAAAATTTAGTGTATGCAATAGTACTTTTACCACTTTTAGGT harbors:
- the nuoK gene encoding NADH-quinone oxidoreductase subunit NuoK, whose translation is MGEVNTFIQSVPLDYFIILSSVLFCLGVLGVLLRKNAIVILGCVELMLNSTNLLLAAFSAYKGNGDGQLLVFFIMVVAAAEVAVGLAIIAMLYRNTRSVDVSIFNKLRG